A section of the Carassius carassius chromosome 17, fCarCar2.1, whole genome shotgun sequence genome encodes:
- the LOC132161207 gene encoding uncharacterized protein LOC132161207 isoform X2, which produces MPLPNQCFQNLSSMAQKLLIIDTDCGIDDALAIIVALAAPGVKVLGITCCFGNTDVDNVCQNVMRVLTVCQQTQVSLIALGPLTNLALAVRLDPTLPQKLKDLYIMGGNMEGKGNLTPSAEFNFSMDAESAYVVLEEYTCSTHIATWEFTCRNKLSWEYFDELVNQDTSAARFMKKITSKCWAYSREPRIINKDLLFGCGFVPYDAFAVAACLDSSVITETLQCAVRVEVHGQLGRGMMVVDPANTLKKDHCVFVMRTCDLKKFSLMLNAALQIA; this is translated from the exons GGCTCAGAAGCTGCTGATAATCGACACAGACTGTGGCATAGATGATGCTCTGGCTATCATAGTTGCTCTGGCAGCTCCTGGTGTGAAGGTGTTGGGCATCACCTGCTGCTTCGGGAATACTGATGTGGATAATGTGTGTCAGAATGTGATGCGGGTTCTGACAGTCTGTCAACAAACCCAG GTATCGCTCATAGCTCTTGGTCCATTGACCAACTTGGCTTTGGCTGTTAGATTAGATCCCACCCTCCCTCAGAAGCTCAAGGATCTGTACATTATGGGCGGTAACATGGAAG GCAAGGGAAATCTGACACCATCTGCAGAGTTTAATTTTAGTATGGACGCTGAATCAGCTTATGTAGTTTTGGAGGAATATACCTGCTCAACACACATCGCAACCTGGGAGTTCACTTGCAGAAACAAACTATCTTGG GAGTATTTTGATGAGCTGGTCAATCAGGATACATCAGCTGCTCGATTCATGAAGAAGATAACCTCCAAGTGCTGGGCCTACTCTAGAGAACCTCGAATCATCAACAAAGATTTGCTCTTTGGGTGTGGGTTTGTACCCTACGACGCCTTCGCTGTGGCAGCTTGTTTGGACAGCAGCGTGATCACAGAGACTTTACAGTGTGCAGTTCGTGTGGAAGTGCATGGTCAGCTGGGACGAGGCATGATGGTTGTGGACCCAGCAAATACACTGAAGAAAGACCATTGTGTCTTTGTGATGAGGACATGTGATCTTAAAAAGTTCAGCTTGATGCTGAACGCAGCTTTACAAATAGCATAG
- the LOC132161207 gene encoding inosine-uridine preferring nucleoside hydrolase-like isoform X1, with product MPLPNQCFQNLSSMAQKLLIIDTDCGIDDALAIIVALAAPGVKVLGITCCFGNTDVDNVCQNVMRVLTVCQQTQIPVFKGSAGPLIGPVTGFKDHFGTDGLGDVLENSEIWKGQIQKEHAVHALIRLVNENQGEVSLIALGPLTNLALAVRLDPTLPQKLKDLYIMGGNMEGKGNLTPSAEFNFSMDAESAYVVLEEYTCSTHIATWEFTCRNKLSWEYFDELVNQDTSAARFMKKITSKCWAYSREPRIINKDLLFGCGFVPYDAFAVAACLDSSVITETLQCAVRVEVHGQLGRGMMVVDPANTLKKDHCVFVMRTCDLKKFSLMLNAALQIA from the exons GGCTCAGAAGCTGCTGATAATCGACACAGACTGTGGCATAGATGATGCTCTGGCTATCATAGTTGCTCTGGCAGCTCCTGGTGTGAAGGTGTTGGGCATCACCTGCTGCTTCGGGAATACTGATGTGGATAATGTGTGTCAGAATGTGATGCGGGTTCTGACAGTCTGTCAACAAACCCAG ATTCCAGTTTTTAAAGGGTCTGCTGGTCCTCTAATCGGACCTGTGACAGGATTTAAAGATCACTTTGGCACAGATGGACTTGGAGATGTTCTGGAGAACTCAGAGATTTGGAAAGGGCAGATTCAGAAAGAGCATGCTGTTCATGCTTTAATAAGACTGGTAAATGAAAACCAGGGAGAG GTATCGCTCATAGCTCTTGGTCCATTGACCAACTTGGCTTTGGCTGTTAGATTAGATCCCACCCTCCCTCAGAAGCTCAAGGATCTGTACATTATGGGCGGTAACATGGAAG GCAAGGGAAATCTGACACCATCTGCAGAGTTTAATTTTAGTATGGACGCTGAATCAGCTTATGTAGTTTTGGAGGAATATACCTGCTCAACACACATCGCAACCTGGGAGTTCACTTGCAGAAACAAACTATCTTGG GAGTATTTTGATGAGCTGGTCAATCAGGATACATCAGCTGCTCGATTCATGAAGAAGATAACCTCCAAGTGCTGGGCCTACTCTAGAGAACCTCGAATCATCAACAAAGATTTGCTCTTTGGGTGTGGGTTTGTACCCTACGACGCCTTCGCTGTGGCAGCTTGTTTGGACAGCAGCGTGATCACAGAGACTTTACAGTGTGCAGTTCGTGTGGAAGTGCATGGTCAGCTGGGACGAGGCATGATGGTTGTGGACCCAGCAAATACACTGAAGAAAGACCATTGTGTCTTTGTGATGAGGACATGTGATCTTAAAAAGTTCAGCTTGATGCTGAACGCAGCTTTACAAATAGCATAG